Genomic segment of bacterium:
GAGCGGTGCGGAGCCGCTCCAGGACCGAGGCATCCTCCAGCGTCGTGACATCCCCGACCGCCCGGCCATAGGCGATGTCCCGCAGCAGGCGACGCATGATCTTGCCGGACCGCGTCTTGGGGAGCGCATCGGTGAAGATGATGTCGTCGGGCTTCGCCAGCGCTCCGATTTCCTTGGCGACCCAGTCGCGCAGTTCTTCCTTGAAGTCGTCGGTGTTCTGATGAGCGTGGTGACTCTCCAGGGTCACGAATGCACAGATGGCCTGGCCCTTCAGATCATGCGGACGTCCTACACAAGCGCTCTCTGCCACCGCCGGATGTGCCACCAGGGCGCTTTCGACTTCCATGGTCCCCAGACGGTGCCCGCTGACATTGATCACATCATCCACCCGCCCCATGACCCAGAAGTACCCATCCTGGTCCCGACGCGCCCCATCGCCGGCGAAGTAGTAGCCTTCCACTTCCCCGAAATACTGCTTTGTGAACCGCTCGTGATCGCCCCAGATGGTCCGCATCATGCTTGGCCAGGGCTTGCGGATGACGAGGAACCCGCCTGTGTTAGCCGGCTGTTCGGTCCCGTGTTTGTCGACTATCAGGGGATCGACCCCGAAGAAGGGGAGGGTGCAGGACCCCGGTTTGGTGGGAATTGCCCCCGGCAAAGGGGCAATCAGGATGCTGCCGGTTTCGGTCTGCCACCAGGTATCAACAATGGGACAGCGCTCGCCACCGATGACCCGGTGGTACCACATCCAGGCCTCCGGATTGATCGGCTCCCCGACGGTTCCCAGGAGCCGGAGCGAGGAGAGGTCGTACTTCGCGGGCCACTCTTCGCCCCACTTCAGGAACGCCCGGATGGCGGTCGGGGCTGTGTAGAAGATGCTCACCCGGTACTTTTCAATGAGCTCCCAGAAGCGGCCGTTGTCCGGCCAGTTTGGTGCACCTTCGTACATCACGGTTGTCGCCCCGCATGCCAGCGCGCCATAGACCGTATAGCTGTGGCCAGTGACCCAGCCGACATCCGCGGTGCACCAGTAGGTGTCGTCATCCCGCAGATCAAAAACGTACTTGCAGGTCAGGAGCGCTCCCAACAGATACCCGCCGGTGGTGTGCATGACACCCTTGGGCTTGCCGGTTGTCCCGGAGGTATAGAGGATGAAGAGGGGATGCTCCGCCTCCATGCCACCGGGCTCGTGATGCCAGGAGGCGTGATGGACCGTGTCGTGCCACCAGAGGTCCCGCCCGGTGAGCATGTCCACATCGTGCCCGGTGCGTCGCAGCACCAGCACTTTTTCGATGCTGGGGCAGTCAGAGAGGGCGGCATCGACATTCGCCTTCAGCGGCACGATGGCTCCCCGACGCCATCCTCCATCGGCAGTAATGACCGCCTTCGCTTCGCAGTCATGAATCCGGTCGCGAAGCGACTCGGCGGAGAACCCGCCGAAGACCACGCTATGGATGGCTCCGATGCGGGCGCAGGCCAGCATCGCGACCGCCGCTTCCGGCACCATGGGGAGATAGATCATGACCCGGTCGCCCTGCCGGATCCCCATCGCCAGCAGGGTATTGGCACACTGGCAGACTTCGCGATGGAGGTCCTGATAAGTCAGGACCCGGGTGTCCCCTGGCTCGCCTTCCCAGATGATGGCGGCTTTGGTCCGACGCCAGCCCTGCGCGTGACGATCCACGCAGTTCTCCGCCAGATTGAGCCGGCCATCCGCGAACCACCTGGCATCGGGCAGTTGCCATTCCAGGACGTTCGTGAAATCCTGCTGCCAGAGGAGATGCTCCCGCGCCATATTGGCGAAAAACCCTTCCGGGTTGTCGATCGACTGCTGATAGAGGTCCCGAA
This window contains:
- the acsA gene encoding Acetyl-coenzyme A synthetase; the protein is MSDTIAPTTIESILHEDRLFTPPAEFSAAARVSSMEQFRDLYQQSIDNPEGFFANMAREHLLWQQDFTNVLEWQLPDARWFADGRLNLAENCVDRHAQGWRRTKAAIIWEGEPGDTRVLTYQDLHREVCQCANTLLAMGIRQGDRVMIYLPMVPEAAVAMLACARIGAIHSVVFGGFSAESLRDRIHDCEAKAVITADGGWRRGAIVPLKANVDAALSDCPSIEKVLVLRRTGHDVDMLTGRDLWWHDTVHHASWHHEPGGMEAEHPLFILYTSGTTGKPKGVMHTTGGYLLGALLTCKYVFDLRDDDTYWCTADVGWVTGHSYTVYGALACGATTVMYEGAPNWPDNGRFWELIEKYRVSIFYTAPTAIRAFLKWGEEWPAKYDLSSLRLLGTVGEPINPEAWMWYHRVIGGERCPIVDTWWQTETGSILIAPLPGAIPTKPGSCTLPFFGVDPLIVDKHGTEQPANTGGFLVIRKPWPSMMRTIWGDHERFTKQYFGEVEGYYFAGDGARRDQDGYFWVMGRVDDVINVSGHRLGTMEVESALVAHPAVAESACVGRPHDLKGQAICAFVTLESHHAHQNTDDFKEELRDWVAKEIGALAKPDDIIFTDALPKTRSGKIMRRLLRDIAYGRAVGDVTTLEDASVLERLRTAQDDEE